Proteins encoded within one genomic window of Candidatus Cloacimonadota bacterium:
- a CDS encoding aminotransferase class III-fold pyridoxal phosphate-dependent enzyme, protein MADKLKLDKSMALYAEAKTLVPGAVAGIRRPYNFVEGEYPIFFEEGKGGRIRDVDGNEYIDYLCAYGPIIIGYREEEIDNAVIEQIKNKGFCFSLTQSIQNKLVRKLQEVIPSCEMAAIVKTGSDATTISIRVARAYTGKVKVARCGYHGWHDWCVEVKGGIPEKFYEDVIEFHYNDLDQLEDILKANANDMAAIIVTPVGHPLAAEVQMPKPGYLEGVRKLADKYGCVLIFDEIRSGFRCSLGGAQELFGVTPDLSTFGKAMANGYPIAALVGKREVMDVLTKDVFLSSTFFPNSDAQIAALKTIEILQRDKILDVVAAKGKKFGEDVEKVVAESGIPARFSGSPWMPFITFPRDEEGLYKKLRVEFYTQLIRRGVFLQPYHHGYICYRHTDADLAFTVQAIKESLAELKKLA, encoded by the coding sequence ATGGCAGACAAACTGAAACTGGACAAGAGCATGGCTCTCTATGCCGAGGCCAAAACCCTCGTGCCCGGCGCTGTGGCCGGCATACGCAGACCCTACAACTTCGTTGAGGGCGAATACCCCATCTTCTTTGAAGAAGGCAAGGGCGGACGCATCCGCGATGTGGACGGCAACGAATACATAGATTACCTTTGCGCTTACGGCCCCATTATCATTGGCTACCGCGAGGAAGAAATCGACAACGCGGTGATCGAGCAGATCAAGAACAAAGGCTTTTGTTTCTCACTCACCCAATCCATCCAAAACAAGCTGGTACGCAAGCTGCAGGAAGTGATTCCCAGCTGCGAGATGGCCGCGATAGTAAAAACCGGCAGCGACGCAACCACCATCTCCATCCGCGTTGCCCGAGCTTACACCGGCAAGGTGAAAGTTGCACGCTGTGGCTATCACGGCTGGCACGACTGGTGCGTGGAAGTGAAAGGCGGCATCCCAGAGAAATTCTACGAAGACGTCATCGAATTCCACTACAATGACCTCGACCAACTGGAAGACATCCTGAAAGCCAATGCCAACGATATGGCCGCCATCATCGTGACCCCGGTTGGCCATCCCCTGGCAGCTGAAGTGCAGATGCCCAAGCCGGGATACCTGGAAGGCGTGCGCAAACTGGCAGACAAATATGGCTGCGTGCTGATCTTCGACGAAATCCGTAGCGGTTTCCGCTGTTCCCTTGGTGGCGCGCAGGAATTATTTGGAGTAACTCCAGACCTCTCAACCTTCGGCAAGGCAATGGCCAACGGCTATCCGATCGCAGCGCTGGTGGGCAAGCGGGAGGTCATGGATGTCCTAACCAAGGACGTCTTCCTCTCCTCCACCTTCTTCCCCAATTCAGATGCCCAGATTGCGGCCCTGAAGACCATCGAGATCCTTCAGCGTGACAAGATTCTGGATGTGGTGGCGGCCAAAGGCAAAAAGTTCGGTGAAGATGTGGAAAAAGTGGTGGCTGAATCCGGCATTCCAGCCCGTTTTTCCGGCTCGCCGTGGATGCCCTTCATCACATTCCCAAGAGATGAAGAAGGCCTCTACAAAAAGCTGCGGGTGGAGTTTTACACCCAGCTCATCCGCCGGGGTGTTTTCCTTCAGCCTTATCATCACGGCTACATCTGCTACCGTCACACCGACGCCGACCTCGCCTTCACGGTGCAGGCTATAAAAGAATCGCTGGCCGAGCTTAAAAAGCTGGCCTGA